Proteins from one Nicotiana tabacum cultivar K326 chromosome 23, ASM71507v2, whole genome shotgun sequence genomic window:
- the LOC107827431 gene encoding 14 kDa proline-rich protein DC2.15-like: protein MAKFAVSSIALLLTLNILFFTMVSSTDVPCPPPPHPKPHPTPKPHPKPTPTPSTPSTPSSNGKCPKDTLKLNVCANLLNDLVHLVIGSSPAKTECCSLIQGLADVDAAVCLCTAIKANVLGINLNVPLSLSLLLNNCGKYAPKNFQCA from the coding sequence ATGGCTAAGTTTGCTGTATCCTCCATTGCCCTTCTCCTCACTTTGAACATTCTCTTCTTCACTATGGTTAGCTCCACTGATGTCCCATGCCCACCACCCCCACACCCCAAGCCCCACCCTACCCCCAAGCCCCACCCCAAGCCTACCCCTACCCCTTCTACCCCATCAACCCCGTCATCAAATGGTAAGTGCCCAAAGGACACACTTAAGCTAAATGTGTGTGCCAACTTGTTGAATGACTTGGTGCACCTTGTTATTGGAAGTAGCCCAGCCAAGACTGAGTGTTGCTCTCTAATTCAAGGACTTGCTGATGTTGATGCTGCAGTTTGCCTTTGTACTGCTATTAAAGCCAATGTGTTGGGAATTAACCTTAATGTCCCTCTTTCCCTTAGCTTGTTGCTCAACAACTGTGGAAAGTATGCTCCCAAGAACTTCCAATGCGCATAA